In the Lepus europaeus isolate LE1 chromosome 18, mLepTim1.pri, whole genome shotgun sequence genome, one interval contains:
- the LOC133776686 gene encoding biogenesis of lysosome-related organelles complex 1 subunit 3-like: protein MASRGHRRRPQTMVPGEAAETDSELSASSSEEEELYRGPAGPTRGRPTGLRVAGEAAETDPEPEPTAAPRDLPPLVVQRQAAGEERGVVEAPAAAPARSLLQLRLAESQARLDHDVAAAVSGVDRRASRDVAALASRLAAAHSVRLARGDLCALAKRLDIVASCCLLPDIRGLPGAEPEQNPGPQA, encoded by the coding sequence ATGGCGTCGCGGGGTCATCGGCGGAGGCCGCAGACCATGGTGCCGGGGGAGGCGGCCGAGACGGACTCGGAGCTCTCGGCGTCCTCGtctgaggaggaggagctgtACCGGGGACCCGCGGGCCCGACGCGCGGCCGCCCCACGGGGCTGCGGGTGGCGGGGGAGGCCGCGGAGACCGACCCGGAGCCGGAGCCCACGGCCGCGCCCCGGGACCTGCCTCCGCTCGTGGTGCAGCGCCAAGCGGCGGGCGAGGAGAGGGGCGTGGTGGAGGCGCCGGCGGCCGCCCCTGCGCGCTCGCTGCTGCAGCTCCGGCTGGCGGAGAGCCAGGCCCGGCTGGACCACGACGTGGCGGCCGCCGTGAGCGGCGTGGACCGCCGCGCGAGCCGCGATGTGGCCGCGCTGGCCAGCAGGCTGGCGGCCGCCCACAGCGTGCGCCTGGCGCGAGGGGACCTGTGCGCGCTGGCCAAGCGCCTGGACATCGTGgccagctgctgcctgctgccggACATCCGCGGCCTCCCGGGGGCCGAGCCCGAGCAAAATCCGGGACCACAGGCCTAG